The Betta splendens chromosome 7, fBetSpl5.4, whole genome shotgun sequence genome includes a window with the following:
- the LOC129604343 gene encoding trace amine-associated receptor 13c-like, which produces MILVFVMVIMKLFSPSRQLHTPTNLLLLSLAVCDFLVGFILMPFQILLTEPCWFLGDLLCTLFYLVAFFTVSASVVNVVLISVDRYIAVCHPLIYPINVTERRIRISVLFSWIYSFFYSLLILSDNLKKSGRFNSCDGECVIGIIGAVDVILIFILPISAIIILYVRVFVVAVSQARSMHSQVASVKLQRSLTVTVQRSELKAARTLGVVVVVFLMCYCPYYCVSLSGSNLMVGSPSEVLMIFLIYCNSLLNPLIYAILYPWFRKSVKLIVTLQILRPNFHAGNVLYS; this is translated from the coding sequence ATGATATTAGTGTTTGTAATGGTCATAATGAAgttgttctctccctccaggcagctccacactcccaccaacctcctccttctctctctggctgtttgtGATTTCCTCGTTGGATTCATTTTGATGCCGTTTCAGATCCTCTTAACAGAACCCTGCTGGTTTTTGGGTGATCTGTTGTGTACTCTGTTTTATTTAGTTGCTTTTTTTACTGTATCTGCCTCAGTGGTAAATGTGGTGCTGATCTCAGTGGATCGTTACATTGCTGTCTGCCACCCTCTGATTTACCCTATCAATGTTACAGAAAGAAGAATTAGAATCTCTGTCCTTTTTTCTTGGATTTACTCCTTCTTTTACAGCCTCCTGATTCTAAGCGATAACCTGAAAAAATCAGGCAGGTTTAACTCCTGCGATGGGGAATGTGTGATTGGCATAATCGGAGCAGTTGATGTAATCTTAATTTTTATTTTgcccatctcagccatcatcatcctgtatgtgagggtgtttgtggtggctgtgtctcaggctcgttccatgcaCTCCCAAGTTGCATCTGTgaaactgcagcgttcactgactgtcactgttcagaggtcagagctgaaagcagccaggactctgggtgtagttgttgttgtgtttctcatgtGTTACTGTCCATATTATTGTGTCTCTCTTTCTGGCTCTAATCTAATGGTTGGTTCACCGTCTGAGGTCCTCATGATTTTCTTGATTTATTGTAATTCCCTTCTCAATCCTCTGATTTATGCTATTTTGTATCCGTGGTTTAGAAAATCAGTCAAACTCATTGTTACACTTCAGATTTTAAGGCCTAACTTTCATGCTGGCAATGTTCTGTACTCATAG
- the LOC129604388 gene encoding trace amine-associated receptor 7a-like, giving the protein MTLYFSVVIKLLAFVMFTVMLFSPSRQLHTPTNLLLLSLAVCDFLVGLFVMPFQILLSEPCWFLGDLLCALFNLVSIFTVSASVIIMVLISVDRYVAICHPLIYPNNITERRIRISVLLSWIYSVLYSLFILIDNLNQAGSFNSCYGECVIRVNGAVDLVISFIVPISAIIILYMRVFVVAVSQARSMRSHTKVVKLRRSVNATVQRSELKAARTLGVIIAVFLMCYCPYYCVSLSGASLIVGSPSEVLVVFLIYFNSCLNPVIYAFLYPWFRKSVKLIVTLQILRPNSYAGNVI; this is encoded by the coding sequence ATGACTCTGTACTTTTCTGTCGTTATAAAATTATTGGCGTTTGTAAtgttcacagtgatgctgttctctccctccaggcagctccacactcccaccaacctcctcctcctctctctggctgtctgtgATTTCCTAGTTGGACTTTTCGTGATGCCATTTCAAATCCTTTTATCAGAACCCTGCTGGTTTCTAGGTGACCTGTTGTGCGCTCTGTTTAATTTGGTTTCTATTTTTACTGTCTCTGCCTCAGTGATTATCATGGTGCTGATCTCAGTTGATCGTTACGTCGCCATCTGTCATCCTCTGATTTACCCCAACAATATTACAGAGAGAAGAATTAGAATCTCAGTTCTTTTGTCTTGGATTTACTCTGTTCTCTACAGTCTTTTTATTCTAATTGATAACCTGAATCAAGCAGGCAGTTTTAACTCCTGTTATGGTGAGTGTGTGATTCGTGTAAATGGAGCTGTTGATCTAGTGATAAGTTTCATTGTTCCgatctcagccatcatcatcctgtatatgagggtgtttgtggtggctgtgtctcaggctcgttccatgcgctcccacaCTAAAGTTGTGAAGCTGAGGCGTTCAGTAAATGcgactgttcagaggtcagagctgaaagcagccagaacTTTAGGTGTCATCATAGCTGTGTTTCTGATGTGTTACTGTCCATATTATTGTGTCTCTCTTTCGGGTGCTAGTCTAATAGTTGGCTCACCCTCTGAGGTCCTCGTGGTTTtcttgatttattttaattccTGTCTCAATCCTGTGATTTATGCTTTTTTGTatccctggtttagaaaatcagTCAAACTCATTGTTACTCTTCAGATTTTAAGGCCTAACTCTTATGCAGGTAACGTTATTTAG